From a region of the Helianthus annuus cultivar XRQ/B chromosome 5, HanXRQr2.0-SUNRISE, whole genome shotgun sequence genome:
- the LOC110940223 gene encoding uncharacterized protein LOC110940223 — MYYTYQNVIHFLYINLQIEVAPIDVDNEVEEQIHGGVTRFVRTAGEDYFRIPDHVSRMAKLHEGLKDLTIKFLHLDPPLQITNGTRRERRTNGRGYRYTLTSWKKFMKAAQIKFNAEFKTAKVVECSIVSNSIKEMEEGAITLLNNLDLNVDNYTIRIRIVRLWTRADFNNARKVYCYDMIVMDSEGTKMQAFVLAKNASGYQHLLEEKRCLTIRNPSLGENRQKVKYAKGGLKINLNNNTVVEECHEAIGSEWGFDFTPFDSVVEDPTVDNKFLKVQLIFVTLWDGYADQIMEYESSNQGEKNVVVIIQFGKYKFWGGHLSVSNLYTVTRVLINSDIDEVAEFKQRFIEKLSPEMSSSYSGLSSSVVKSATKEFLSDLTFFPIGSLSSIDTTRFVVIVGTIKSFASNNEWFYNACTNCNKKVSTVTVVKEKHDGTDGFEEVTVLECKTDICNTRTVSSIPRIRLYIRVQDCTGIVSLTLFEREVTKLLKVNANQLLDNNIELANEGSFPKELNSLLNMKFAFKIAVSSFNITKKSDGYSVSKMTDNPVVLSELDKHFDTIQPIDEEAVNVEPSDSNRNDDLPVKDSISQTGDDVTPCSNVFKVGFTTSFDQKDADFDTSSERDLKRNLDTVYDVDDVSSQSSSKSRKDGGVDAVLLIPKKEK; from the exons ATGTATTATACATATCAGAATGTAAttcattttttatatattaatttgCAGATTGAGGTTGCACCTATAGATGTTGATAATGAAGTTGAAGAACAAATACATGGTGGTGTTACTCGGTTTGTTCGTACGGCTGGTGAAGATTATTTT AGAATTCCTGATCATGTTTCACGCATGGCTAAGCTTCATGAAGGGTTAAAAGATTTGACCATAAAATTTTTGCATCTGGACCCGCCACTGCAGATTACTAACGGTACCAGACGTGAAAGAAGAACCAATGGTCGTGGTTATCGATACACTTTAACCTCTTGGAAGAAGTTCATGAAAGCCGCTCAAATTAAG TTCAATGCTGAGTTTAAAACTGCTAAAGTTGTAGAATGTTCCATAGTTTCAAATTCAATTAAAG AAATGGAAGAAGGTGCAATCACATTGTTGAATAATTTGGACCTCAATGTTGATAACTATACCATAAGAATACGCATTGTTCGTTTGTGGACAAGAGCTGATTTCAATAACGCTAGAAAAGTGTATTGTTATGATATGATAGTCATGGACAGTGAG GGAACAAAAATGCAAGCTTTTGTCTTGGCTAAAAACGCATCTGGATATCAACATCTTTTGGAAGAAAAGCGTTGTTTGACGATTAGAAATCCTTCATTGGGTGAGAATCGTCAGAAGGTCAAGTACGCTAAAGGTGGTTTGAAGATTAACCTTAATAACAACACCGTTGTTGAGGAATGCCACGAGGCTATTGGTTCTGAATGGGGTTTTGATTTTACTCCGTTTGATTCAGTTGTGGAGGATCCAACAGTTGACAACAAGTTTTTAAAAGTCCAATTG ATCTTTGTGACACTTTGGGACGGTTATGCGGATCAAATAATGGAGTATGAGAGCAGCAATCAAGGTGAAAAAAATGTCGTCGTAATCATTCAGTTTGGGAAATACAAATTCTGGGGAG GGCATTTGTCTGTTTCAAATTTGTATACTGTCACCCGAGTCTTAATTAACAGTGATATTGATGAGGTTGCTGAGTTTAAACAAAG aTTTATCGAGAAACTTTCTCCCGAAATGTCTTCCAGCTATTCTGGCCTAAGTTCTTCTGTTGTGAAGTCTGCCACTAAAGAGTTCCTTTCTGACCTCACTTTTTTTCCCATTGGGTCGTTAAGCTCAATAGATACG ACGAGGTTTGTTGTCATTGTTGGCACTATCAAGAGTTTTGCATCGAACAATGAGTGGTTTTACAACGCGTGCACAAACTGCAACAAAAAGGTTTCAACCGTTACTGTTGTTAAAGAAAAGCATGATGGTACTGATGGTTTTGAAGAGGTTACTGTCTTGGAATGCAAGACTGATATTTGTAATACAAGGACCGTTTCATCAATTCCACG AATTAGGCTTTATATACGTGTCCAAGATTGCACTGGTATTGTGAGTCTAACATTGTTTGAGCGTGAGGTGACAAAGCTTTTGAAGGTTAATGCTAATCAGCTTTTAGACAACAACATTGAA tTAGCAAACGAAGGAAGCTTTCCAAAGGAGCTAAATTCATTACTCAATATGAAGTTTGCCTTCAAGATTGCTGTTTCTTCTTTTAACATCACCAAGAAGTCTGATGGATACTCAGTCTCCAAGATGACTGATAACCCGGTTGTTTTGTCCGAGCTTGATAAACATTTTGACACTATTCAG CCTATTGATGAGGAAGCCGTCAATGTCGAACCATCCGATTCAAATCGTAATGATGATTTGCCTGTTAAG gATTCTATATCCCAAACGGGAGACGATGTAACCCCTTGCTCAAATGTgtttaaagttggctttacaacATCGTTTGATCAGAAGGATGCTGACTTTGATACGAGCAGCGAGCGTGACTTGAAGCGCAATTTGGATACCGTGTATGACGTGGATGATGTATCTTCGCAGTCTTCGTCGAAGTCGCGTAAAGATGGTGGTGTGGATGCAGTTCTTCTAATTCCAAAGAAAGAAAAGTAG